The DNA window acagttaaaactttttttttttaaaaaaaaagaaccattctcttcttttttaaggGAAAATTACAAATGTATCATTTTATATACCTTTACACTGTCCAATTGTATTGTTCATGAGGTGACCACTGACCTTCACCGAGCGTGGCATTAACTTTAAGGAAGGGTTTGGGACGAAGTTTGCTTGGTAATGCtgtaagtgttttttatttaaaaataatctaaaatattttcttaatatttttttattattgacttcactgcatcaaaattataaaacaaatattaaaaaataattttttaacagttCATTATGTCAAgtacatttttaaaacttatcaataacacaaattaaaatgcAATGTCAAGCAGgctaaaaagaaataaactggAAATCCAGGCATGGCCGTCGTAGTTATTAAACATGCTTACGGAACGACAAGAAGCCAATCAATCAACTCCAATTATCTAATGAATGATTTGTGTCAAGTTGCACTTGTTCTGCCGGGACAGATTCCTTGAACgtaactataaaaattaaaaataatacccATCAAGTTGTGGCTCGAACCCACGAAAGCGaccgttttcttttttgatttgattatcaggactttttcttatataatttaaattattcacAATTATCCTAACATGTTTATTAGAAAATTTGGACTCgaaataataatatgaataaCATGCTCACCTGACACCTAAACCACCGccttaaaaatcatattatttttataacacatACGATTTAATATAATGGCTTATCCACTTGATTGTTTTGTTAGtgtgaatataataataaaataatgtttgagAACGTaacaaatcttgtttttttaaatatttttttaattctaatttttttattttaaaaaattatttttaatataaatacattaaaaactacaaagattttgaattcaaattacaTTTTTGTTATTCAAGGATGATATAATATATTGTGAGAAACATGTCCTTATAAAactacaaagatttttcagataGACTCAATGATAAAATGtagaaaaaagtttattttttatttttttagtttaacgtatGTGTCCAGGCCAGCTTGtgtgcacctcgactaatcacacgggccctgaaattaacgaccatgtaagcttcTAGTGGCCATCATATAAGCAACCTAGGGCTCGAACTTGAGATCACAGAGAGAGCAAATCTCTTAATCCTAAGTTTTTACCACTGGAACACCACTTAAATCCTtagaaaaaaatctattttatatagACAGGTTGATCAATACTCTACATGATATATTCtgcaatataatttttatttcactccGGTTGTTTTATTGACGACGAATCATAATTAATCCTTTGACTACGTAGCCctgcaaaataattaataaaacgaGAGGCAGGTGTTCTAACAAAAGCTTTTTTTAATGCTGAATTTATCACGAGTATTTGGAAACTAGAGACGGATGGCCCCGttctaaattttattagtaTAAAGATGTTCAAAGCCCggttttaatctaaaaatttaattaaatcaaaaaataatatttcttattaataCAATCCAGATTGAACTAATAATCGATTCAAACCAAACTGATTTTAaactgattttatttgtttcggGCCAGTTTTTTAGCATTAAAAGCTATAAAAACTGGAAACCAATGAATGGCTGGAAACACTGCCCGTCTAGTGTTAGGTAATCAATGCTCCACATCAATGGTTAACAATACAACCATTTGCGAAACATTAACTCCAGATGCCATTGAGAGCTTCCATGTTGTTATCCTAGAGGACCTAGAAGACTTCTTGCTGTAGCCTTGCCTTAGCGTCTTGAAAAACTTTAATACATTTATCATAACATGAAGACTTGGCTGTGAGAAAGTGCTATAGAAATTTGAGTAGAGGGTTAAGAGAAGACACCTATTTGAAGTACTGGTTGGTTACTTCCATCAATTTAagggttatttattttaaaattgagaagGTCGACGTTGTCACCACTATTGCTGGTTTTGGGTGAACTGTTCCCGTCATTTTTATACCATAtgagaaaatgagagagaagaGCACAGAGGAGAGGGAGtaggagggagggagagaggagTGGGGCGGCTGGAAAGgaggaaagggaaagggaaacgGAAAAGGGCGGCTGGAAAGGGAAAAGAAGAGGGAGAAAGGGATAAAATGACGGCagcgtttgggaacgcggtataagtgtgtgtttgtatttgagaTGGAGGTTGAGGTTTAGGTGTAGGACCcgttaaaaaacaagaaaaagcaagaaaaaattgctttttgtggttgaggtttGTGCATAAATGGGTTGTACCCAACcacaacctcaaccacaaaagcaaaaacaaacacatactTAAACTGTGTTCCcaccaaatttgaattttttttttgttaaaattaaacgtggtttatactttttggatcattttgatgtgctgatatcaaaaataattttaaaaaaataaaaaaatatcattggcatgcatttcggtatgaaaaattatttgaaaagtaaccgttaccacactaccaaacacgctcttaagatcgaggattttttttttatatatatatatatataattatttagatttaattaaatcagtTTGGTTGAGTTTAGTTCAATTCAactagtttaagtttttttaaaattgaaatcggACTGAACTGGactgggtaattttttttattttgtaattagtTTGTTcgggttttttaattattattttttagtttttttagtttaatttgttgttcagttttttaaaacatttctaATTAACCTGAGAGCGTACTGATCAACAAACTCTAAAACCTATTTTTCTAACAAAAGCAATccaattttttctaataaaatcaaTCCAATTTAACTAGCCATGTTATTTTGGCTTGGCGAAGAAATAGATGCAATGATTGATAAATTTAAGGTCTGGACATGGCATCATAACACTTCATCCCTACCCTGATCAAGTAATCATTACAAGAATGAATCCCCCTAACAATGAGTTATGAAGATGAAGTAAAAATTATTGCTTTAAAATACAAAGCCAAATGCCATGAACAATACTCTTGGAATGATTTGCCACGAAACCACTCTCAACGCAGCGCTAGAATTCACACCCTCAAGATGTACACTTTACTCCATGCAACagctatttataaatataacggttattttttataattttttttaaatattaaaaaaatattttttataattttttaaaaatatttttaatattaacacattaaaataataaaaacactaaaaaattaatttaaaataaaaaaaatcaaattctaataataaaaatcaagttaaagtTCACTCTGGACACCCTGCAAATCGCACCTAATATATCTCACTGTCAGAATGAGACAacgaaaaataatacaaaaaaaaaaaacctttagctTTTGCCGTGGCAAACGCGACCTTACAAGTACAATCACTTATAAACATCCTTTAGAGGGTATTTGAGGTAAAAgaatagttgattttttttttttgaaacctatataaaaaaacatatattttttattttacaataaaatataatttatatttaaaaaaaaaaccaacctcaTCTCTGAATTAAACAAACACGCAATACAAAATGCCAAGAGGGCTCCAAAACTCGATTATTTGGACACATGGGCCCTTGTAACCCAaccaccacaaaaaaaaaaaaaccctcgcTTGATCCTCGAAACTAAGGAGGAGggaaaaagcaataaaaaaggaaaagagcaGGCGTTTCTATAAGTTCCAACTCGTCTCTGTACCAATAACAACTCAACTCAACCACATCTGCAGCCACCAATCAAACACTCACCTGAATCTCCACAAAATTCCCTCGTTACCCGAAACCAAAGACCAGAACCTTTCACATTTCCCCCGAGGCACTCCTGTAATTTCCTCTAGGAGTCTACCAGCCATGGGAATTCCCGCTGACGATGTCGTTTTGATACAACAAGGTAAAAGCCCTCATGACCCCACCATCGTCACCGTCAATTGCCCTGACAAGTCTGGCCTTGGATGTGATCTCTGCAGAATAATTCTCGAGTTTGGGCTACACATTACTCGTGCAGGTACTCACATTTTGTgctcatgtttaatttttagcaaattCTGCCCTTTTCCTTTCGTTTTCGGATGTTACTCACGGAGGTTGTTTCTCGTGAATTTTCCGAGGATATTCGGTGATTCTATATGAtggaagattgttttttttaatgatgtcaGATTTTCAAACGGATGGAAGGTGGTGTTACATAGTATTATGGGTGGTTCAACTTCAACATTCAAATCTGCTTAGACTTGATTGGGATAGCTTGAAAAACCGGCTCTTGAGAGTGTCTCCTCCATGTTTGACTCCCCTTTATTATGATCAGAAACTGAACGGTTCCTCGGCTGCTCCTTCTGTATATCTGTTGAAGTTTTGCTGTGTTGACCGGAAAGGATTATTACATGGTAAGTATGTAGATTTGGATGGTAGACGTGGTGtttaatctttctttttctttgtttaattcaagGAATTGAAATaacatggcttttttttttttttcttaacttagaTGTCACTGAAGTTCTAACTGAGCTTGAATTTACAATTCAAAGACTGAAAGTGATGACAACACCAGATGGGAAAGTTGTAGATTTGTTCTTCATTACAGATGGAAGGTGAATTTTCcttctttccttctttattttttttattggttgttgTTGATGAATTTGCTTGAATTAACCAATCATTTCACAACTAATTTTGGATTGAAatggtaatttaaaaaaaaacttaatttgatccttaattttttttttgcataatctAGTTATTTTAAGCTTAAATTAACAtccaattacattttttattttttaaaaaagttgaattgaaaaataaaattaaaatgaaaatagtgGGCAAAATAGATAGTATCttagaattttatttgaaaagtttaatttagtccCTCATTGTTTTTAGCTAATAAGTAATTAGTACctttagtttttcaaaattcaattttaatattgaattttatttctctcattttcagttttttttagaggagagagaggctcACTAGGTtccagtgtaaaaaaaaaaaattattattgatgacATTTGCAACCACAAAAATAATCGATTTTAAAGTTAACGAACTCCATTTTACGAGGGGAGTTTGACTTGaatgttttttccttctctttgtcTAAGGAGGTACATCTAACTGCTAGAATTATTTTGGCTTGaggttgattttagtttttttaattgttttttatattttttttatggctatGAATATGTTTATTAAGGTGTTTAGggtatttaagataaaaatgagttgaaaattgaaaaaaaccaaactcttatttttttcagaaaccCTTGATCACCAAAACCTGCAGAAAGCAGATGACATGTCActtgttgccttttttttccttttttaagaaatgaGGTAGATAAAAAGTCATCTGTccttttaagaaataataataaaaaaaaacaagacagaCATAGATGCATGGGCTAGGCTAGAAAGCCCACATGTCGAGCCcctcttattttatttgtggttaaaaaaattgataaaactaATCATTAaacttaattgattttgttattcGGGTAATATATTTAACAGGTTAATCTACAATATCTagggtatattttttttgtttaatactttttatgtcccttaatttaaaaaaaaaattacaattcactATTTGTTACtgagaacatatatatattttttaatttaacttgaacctcaaaaaatgtaatttcatcatttgtcgATAAtgatctatttttgttatctcgGCTCCACATGcctatcataatatttttttttacttttaaaaaatatgttgttttatacaaaaaatattatgcactttattgttgtataattaaatgaaaaataatctttCAGATAAAAAATCCATTGAAGCCAATAATGTGCATAACTTTCATCACGAGTTTGCTTGATAAACTTGAGttcacattgtttttttaatcaaaagctATTTTTCATCTATTTTGTCCCTCGATATTAAGTTAATTTggaattgagctttttttttttttttttcaagattatccTCCAAAATCTTGCATATCAGCCCGAGTtaattcaagtgaattaaatgtttttcatctcaatattaaattaaaatatcatttaattattgattatttaaaaaaaaaaaaacatgttataaatatcaaaaaaaaaatttctcaatttgttttttactctgAAGGGTGATTTAGAGGCAAGttgtcatgtttgtttttgtatttcaaagaaaaaaatttgaattttttttatttttttctttacttcaaattaatatttttttagtgtgttcatatcattttgatgtgttgatattaaaaataaaaaaatattattttaatgttttttgaataaaaaatatttttaaaaaaacaactgcaaCCACATTCTTAAACACCCACATGGAGCTCTAGGACGTATTTATCATGTAGTTTTTGTACTTGTATGTGTTTCTTTGgtgaaatatattgaaaattcttgtaggttttatttgtttttaaattagtgcaataaattaaaaatgttagtaaaataatatatttttatattatcgtTTGTAAATCATGATATTTACTAGATGTAATGTCTTAGACACAAAAAACTTAACATGTAAGTATATTTTTTCATGCAAAGCGCGACAACTTGGAATGTTAATAAAAGCTGTTTCAATTAAATTCCACAGTTATTCCTCCCCATTATTCTAAAAAGAACCACGGACACCCAcgagaaaataatttgttaaaaaaacctcTTATTCACCACTATACCAGTAGCCTCCTTTCCATCCACAGAACACTAGAACAGTAGCCTCCACATTCAATTAAATTCCACAAGCCTTCATAACCCAAACCCATCTCCCTATTCATCTTCCACAACGCAACTAAGCCTTCATTATGGTAAGAGTTGGAATTCAGGTAGGTGTAGTACCTTCACTATTGTAGCACGAGTAGCGGCTCCATTAGCTTATCCTGGATACCTCCAGTAGTGGAGGAGGCAAAGCACCAGTGGTAGCATGCATTAGTACCGGTATAGCctctttttttacaataaagaaAGGACTGGTACTGAACTAGTAGATACGGCTGAGTCAGTAGTTGATCCAGAAGCGGTAGAAGTTGTGGTAGTATGCCTTCCATATCATGAGCTAGGGAACTGGATTGCATTATTGAGGAACTCCGCACTTTTCACTGGGTTTTCGACAAGGTGAAGGTCTTCCCTCCTCTCGTGCCTTTTTTTAAGCAATGGCGTATCATGTATGTTTTGCTTAAGTATCCAGAGACCATGGAGAAATGACATTTTGAAAACCTTGCAGTCAGCAAGATGAGCACCCTAACTGCTGTCATCTTCTAATGCCAGAACACTTTAAGCCGcaataagattttaatttatgttgtgGATTAAAAACACAACATCTAATCATATGTTATATGTTATGATTCTAAAccgtgaaattaattaaataatacagTTTTTAATCACAATATCTAGAAAATGTGATTTCACTAAAACTTTTTGTTGCTGTGttaatttgttgtttcttttcgTTTTGGATCTAATTGGccaatttatcattttatttgtcAAACTGGGTTGTCTTGTCAATGTACTCTTTCATTTTGATACAGAGTAGCTGTCTTCATAAATGAACAGCAATGTTGTGTTTTGGGAAAATAAAGGTGTGAAAGATGTCTACACACTTGTTTTCTCGAACTCAAAGTGTGCTCAAGTGATCCATATACATGCGCCATCACTCCACAAGTGACTCATCACCAGCCATTTCAATGGTGGCACATGGCGCATAGCATTTGCTGCAAATTTGCCACCCACTCCAACAACTGAGAGCTATAACTATCCACGGAGCAGGAAAGCATTATCTATAGAAAGGAGTGCAATAAATATGAAACACATTATTAACAATTCTTGGTTGCCTATTTGCTACTTGAAGTATCGTAATTATATCGCCGTGGCATAATAGATGAAGCATATTTCAGaaatgccattttttttttttgttatattgttGACCACATGGCATGTTTCTCGTAAGTTTTAAAGTTTACTTGCTTCTAATCAAACCTTCCGGTGATTCTCTTCTGATTAGTTTGGATGAAGTTTTCTCTTAGTTGTTGTGTTTTATCTTCTTGCATTCAAGCATGACCGAATCTTGGTCCCCTCCAACCCTGCTGTCTTGCACTGCCTGAGCCAAGGCTTGGGGCGGCTTGTTGTTTGAGCATGATGAGTATTTCCAGAAAGCATGCATCGTAATGGGACAAAAACTATTCTTCTTTTTATCTGGTTATGTATTAGGTCACagctcctctttttttttttttttaaaaaaaagaacagaaataaAATGTCAGTTCACAGTTGATATTTGGTAGTCTCTTTTCAGGGAGCTCTTACACACGAAAAAAAGGCGAGATGACACGTGCGGATATTTGTGTGATCTGTTCAGAGAATACTGTATTGGGTGTGAACTTCAGTTGGCAGGTCCTGAATGTGATAATCAGCGGAATTTATCTTCCCTCCCTTTGGCAGTTGCAGAAGAATTGTTTAGCTGTGAGCTGTCAGAAAAGGAATCCTGTATGCAAGCACTTAGGACAGCTACAACATCACCAAAGAAGGCCATCGTTACAGTGGATAATCTTTTGAGCCCGGCTCATACATTGCTTCAAATACAATGTGTTGATCAAAAAGGTCTATTTTATGACATCTTGAGAATTTCAAAGGACCTGAATATCCAGGTACAGTGGTCATGAGCTTCTTATAAGAACAATTCTTCTTGTTAATTTGTTTGCTATGCCATTGATCTTGACCATCTTAAAATGGATTAAGTTGCACAAAATATCACCTTCCCATTTAAGGTGCTTACAGACTCAGAAATCATGTTAGTACAAGCATTATCCAGTATCATGAATCTTCTCCTTTAAAACCTTTTTGCTGAACTTTTTCTTTACTTTCCTTGACTGTTTCTGGAATTAATGTAGATAGCTTGCTATTGCTCCATTAATGCTATGAAATCTGTCCCATTAAGTTCACAGCATTACTACTTATTGTTCTTTTGGGCCTTGGTGTGGCGCTAAATGGCTGTTTGTGTTGATATGTGATTACGATTAGTATTTTAACAATATATGGTTGCTTTTGTTTCTAATGCAGGTAGCTTATGGTAGATTCTCGTCTAGCATAAAAGGATACCGTAACATGGATCTATTTGTTCAGCAAACAGACGGGAAGAAGATATTGGATCCTAAGCTTCTAGACAATCTTTGTTCTCGATTGAAGGAGGAGATGCTTCATCCATTGCGAGTCATCATTACCAACAGAGGCCCAGATACCGAGCTCTTAGTTGCTAACCCTGTTGAGTTATGTGGCAAGGGAAGACCGCGTGTATTTTATGATGTTACTTTAGCTCTGAAAAAGCTGGGAACATGCATTTTTTCGGTAGGAGTTCAGTATCTGCATTTAGCTTATATCTTTCACAATGTGTTGAGTAACTTCTCCTCGTTTTTAATTTGTAGGCTGAAATCGGAAGGCACTCAACTCAGGATCACCAGTGGGAAGTCTACAGATTCCTCTTGGTTGAAAATGGTGAATTTCCATTAGCGAGTGGTCAAGCCAGAAATCAAATGGCAGCCGGAATTAGAAGAACATTAATGGGCTGGTAGATGATCCACTGCAAACCACATTGATGGTGAAAATAGTTTTGCCTTCTCCAAGGTGTACCTTTCTCTCTGGTTGGACATTTGCACTGCAATGTTGTCCCTATTTGCTTATCATTGAGGTCATGCAGCAAGATAACCTATTCTCTGTAGCCAAGCTTCTTGCTGTAACTATTCTCTCCTGCTATTAAAATTTGTAGTGTTTCAAACCACATCTTCGGAAAATGCAGAAGGCAATCCCTTTCTAGTGAAATTGTAGATTATCTATAAGCTCTTTccctctttattattttattttctttgctagGATGAGGTCCGGTTTGTAGTTGTACCAGATCTTATAACTCTTTTGCATCTTTTGTGATGCAACAAAGGGATGCAAAGGTAAGAGCACTCAATTTGAAAGACGATTAGGCCAACAAATCTGCCTTTGGGAGCTCGTTGGATAATCTGGGAGGTGCTGGAATGGGTGGTCTTTTTCACAATCACGGTGATGTTTGGTTGTCGGGTTTTCCAGGCTATCTTGTAGCGGCAACTCTTCATGATAGCTGAAGTTCAAGCCATCCGGACAGGCCTGTCTCTGGGATGGAATTTAGGCTTCAGATCAGTGACGCTGTACACCAACTTTAAGGAAGCCGTGCATGCCATTTTCGAGGTTACGTCTCCAGCTCTTCCTTGTTTGCTCTAGCTGGTGACATTTGTGGTCTCCTTGATGAGGACGCCAGTGTTCACAACTTGGTGAGAGTAACCGAGGCGCTGATTTCATGGCCAAGGTTGGGGCTCATGGTGATGAGCGTGTATGTATATGGCAGCATGCTCCTGGTACCAGTCTATTCTTCCCGGAGATCTGACTGATGTTGAGTTCTTGAGGTCCTAgttttatgttttgcttttatcCACAGCACCTTACTGAGAGATTTTGGAGAGGTTGTTCTGATGGTTTTTCACTTGTCCATTTACCTAAAATCTAAAAGCGTTGTATGTTAACCGTGAGACGTCACTACTGTTcacttagattaaaaaaaaaaaaaaactatgaattacactgtaaatttttttacattttattttggcCCTCAGATTTATTTTGTAGGACTTGCTCAAAAAAGACGTCTGATGTCACATATGAGTGACGagttaaaagtttaattttctaattttaaatattatgaaaattatacaattttagcattttatttttttttcaattcaattttaatacaaaattttattttttattctctaatTAAAAGAGGAGTCATTGGATTTCAGcacttgaggaaaaaaaatgttgttaacatcaatttagaccatcaaaataattaatatttgtgtcaaataattttatttaatgagaaaatttatataaggtgtattttttaaccttaaaaGCTCATGAAAAACTAGATCTTAGCTAGAGTGGATTTTtagttttggattgattttagtttttgtaatgattttttttttcatatgaatatttatcactatttttaaggtgttttgatttaaaaattaattgaaaatagattttaaggtaaaaaaaacccttaaaccctgATTTTCCAAACACTACAATAACCtgaatttaaacaaatcatatgatggtctttttattaaaaaaaattagagcagGTAATATATTATCCATgccaaataacaaaataaaaacccagTTGTGCCAGTTCTTATGAAATGAGCCAGGCAGCTGAATTAAcgctacaataaaaaaaaaatgataaaatttacaattatattatttataatggaAAATATGATTTCTTTTTAGGATATGTATGATGTTGCTTTTATCTATTCTCAGATTCGCGAGTCGGGCAGCTGAATTagactataataaaaaaaatgataaaatttacaattatCTATTTATACAGGAAAATATGATTTCTTTTTGGGAAATGTATAATGTTGTTTATATCTAATCTCAGATTTTCCATGTCCTAGACAAattctttttgtgtgtgttcTTAGCCTTTtgtaacaaaagaagaagaagatgagccttgagtttaaattttaaacaaaacatttaaTCCTTTAAAAAATGGATATTTTTCAAGCAATCGAAAtcgaaaagattaaaaatttccATGGTGAAGGGCAACGGCCTTTACTGTATCTGTACTGATCACTACAGTTTCTCCACACTTGCGGATTTaccatacaaaagaaaaaaaaattgtttatccACTAGCCAGAAACAAAAACGTAAACGACAACATGCTAGCAAGTTCTTATTCAACACGATCGAGAATCATTTCATATTCTTGAcgtatgaaatattatttttcttgtcttcCTTTCGGTGTCAAAAGTTTTCTCAAATCCATCCATATTTCTTAAGCTAGCTAGGGTTTAGCCTTCTCATGCTCTGTTTCCTTTCCCCAGGTACTCGATGTATACGCACACATAAATACTACTATGTTTTATACGCCTGCGTGTGTTTGCATGCATTTGTACATGATTAATGGCCAGtttgtaatttattatttgcagtgacttttccttctttattttttttacgctGAGAAAATGAAGGGATTCGAAACTTTTAAGATGCGTTCTATTGTTGATTTATGTTTGAATAAGAACGAAGAGAGCTCTTGAATCGAAGAAATGGTCAAATCGATGGAAAAGTTGTAGTGAAACAGAATTTTATCTTCGTTTTCTATTAATTAGTCCTTTTTAGTGatgaaaatattagtttaaaacTTTTGAGATATTGATAGATTGGTGTCGTAAAACAGAATTCTTATTTATGGTGTCTGTTGATTTTATTTGCTGAGATTTAATTAGACGTGGGTTTTGTGGTGGGATTGGCAGATTGGTGTTTTTTCCCCCTGCATCTGGTGGTTATTTTTTGCTTGAGAAATTGGCAAGCTCTCTGACATGAGTCTGTATAGAAGCCAGAGTTCACCACAAGGAGCTAAGAGGTTTCGTATGAATTCATCGTATCATGATGCAACTTATTCCAGGGATCATCGTAGTTTCCGGTATGGTATGCTTTTGGTACTCTGATGATTGTTTATCTTTCTAGTCAGGTATATATAATGTCGCTATTTGCatgaattgttatttatttttaagaggcTATTTTAGTTACAGATTCTCACCATTTTAAGCTTTTACCATGGGAGCTCTCTCTTTTTGTTGCGTTTGGTGTTAGGGGAAAAATCATACATTTAGCGCTTACCATGTCTCGTACTGGAATCTTTAGCTTTTCTAATTATAGTTTGGACAGTTCTTATGGTTAATTTGGAGGAGGAGGACTATGAAGgagatatttataaaattgttgGGAATGGGTATGCTGCATGCATTATTACAGAGTTTCTGCGGTGCTTGGCTACTCTTCACAGTGGGTATGTGAGTAGAGACGATATTTGTTCATGGAATATGACGTTTGCTTGGATAAATAAGCTATTTCTGAAACTTAAGATTGAATCTTTTTGCCCTGTCAGAGTACATAAAACTTAAATAGAGAATTGATTGTAGAGAATACATTTGAATTGTTGTGTTCATGCAtgtaatattatgaaaattggctgctttttgttgatttgttcaTTTAAATTCATCCAGTTGAGATGTTAGCTGTGAATTGTCATCTTT is part of the Populus alba chromosome 10, ASM523922v2, whole genome shotgun sequence genome and encodes:
- the LOC118059749 gene encoding ACT domain-containing protein ACR9, whose amino-acid sequence is MGIPADDVVLIQQGKSPHDPTIVTVNCPDKSGLGCDLCRIILEFGLHITRADFQTDGRWCYIVLWVVQLQHSNLLRLDWDSLKNRLLRVSPPCLTPLYYDQKLNGSSAAPSVYLLKFCCVDRKGLLHDVTEVLTELEFTIQRLKVMTTPDGKVVDLFFITDGRELLHTKKRRDDTCGYLCDLFREYCIGCELQLAGPECDNQRNLSSLPLAVAEELFSCELSEKESCMQALRTATTSPKKAIVTVDNLLSPAHTLLQIQCVDQKGLFYDILRISKDLNIQVAYGRFSSSIKGYRNMDLFVQQTDGKKILDPKLLDNLCSRLKEEMLHPLRVIITNRGPDTELLVANPVELCGKGRPRVFYDVTLALKKLGTCIFSAEIGRHSTQDHQWEVYRFLLVENGEFPLASGQARNQMAAGIRRTLMGW